A stretch of Clostridium sp. BJN0001 DNA encodes these proteins:
- a CDS encoding transposase, translating to MLFLKETSITNWVKKLNCDEFLAICIGCTAGKTPSLGAHYDFISRLWMSDLASDRKRLKIVRPYKKKPSKVKSPGQNKKLPNKKSGSVKKICDFFETDHSFSLRAEKLLQHIFSLVAVKPSFDLNLIKQQNLTLAGDGTCVHCHSSYYGSKVCNCRENGIYDCKCARKLSDVDANWGWDSHENRWFYGYTLYALSTYNPEYKIYLPVYLRFVEASRHDSITGVVALAEFRELLPQFKISNYVLDSANDNYPTYELCSKWNINPFIDLNSKNKGNSKYPTSLSINEKGVPICIGGHEMIYNGFEKSRSRVKWRCPLACKKIKSCSCTDQCSPSAYGRVIYTKPSWDLRLFTKIPRGSKQYKEIYKTRTCSERINNRILNDYKIHSLKIRGKKRYSFMTMIASINIHLDARIKAFGFSILNLLK from the coding sequence ATGCTTTTTCTGAAAGAAACTAGTATTACAAATTGGGTAAAAAAATTAAATTGTGATGAATTCCTTGCAATATGCATCGGTTGCACCGCCGGTAAAACACCATCACTTGGTGCTCATTATGATTTTATATCTAGACTTTGGATGTCTGACTTAGCATCTGATAGAAAAAGGCTTAAAATTGTACGACCTTACAAGAAAAAACCATCTAAAGTAAAATCACCAGGACAAAATAAGAAGCTTCCTAATAAAAAATCTGGATCTGTGAAAAAAATATGCGATTTTTTTGAAACAGACCATTCATTTTCACTTAGAGCTGAAAAATTGCTTCAACACATATTTTCTCTTGTTGCTGTTAAACCATCATTTGATCTTAATCTAATAAAACAACAGAATCTTACACTCGCTGGTGATGGCACATGTGTTCATTGTCATTCATCTTATTATGGTTCAAAAGTTTGTAACTGTCGTGAAAATGGTATTTACGATTGTAAATGTGCCCGTAAACTTTCTGATGTTGATGCTAATTGGGGCTGGGATAGTCATGAAAACCGTTGGTTTTACGGTTATACTCTTTATGCGCTATCTACTTATAACCCTGAATATAAAATATATTTACCAGTATATCTACGCTTTGTAGAAGCAAGTAGACATGATAGTATAACTGGAGTAGTTGCATTGGCTGAATTTAGAGAACTGTTACCGCAGTTCAAAATATCAAATTATGTGCTTGACTCAGCCAATGATAACTATCCTACATATGAATTATGCTCCAAATGGAACATTAATCCCTTCATTGATTTGAATTCCAAAAATAAAGGAAATTCAAAATATCCTACATCCTTATCAATTAATGAAAAGGGTGTTCCAATATGCATAGGCGGCCATGAAATGATTTATAATGGCTTTGAAAAAAGCCGTTCAAGAGTTAAATGGCGCTGTCCTTTAGCATGTAAAAAAATTAAATCATGTTCTTGTACTGACCAATGCTCGCCTTCGGCATATGGCCGAGTAATATATACTAAACCATCATGGGATTTACGTTTATTTACAAAAATCCCTCGTGGTTCAAAACAATATAAAGAAATTTATAAAACCAGAACCTGTTCCGAAAGAATCAACAATCGTATTCTTAATGACTATAAAATTCATTCTTTAAAAATACGTGGTAAAAAGCGTTATTCTTTCATGACTATGATTGCTAGCATCAATATTCATCTTGACGCTAGAATTAAAGCCTTTGGATTTTCTATCTTAAATTTATTAAAATAG
- a CDS encoding permease, translating to MDIFTIAIWIGTIIFLIFSLTKNREKTKNALRMAFGMGKSMILSILSIILLIGLVLALLPPEQIAGYVENQNVLIATIVSALFGTITLIPAFIAFPLVGTLIGAGVGVVPSIAFLTTLTMVGVVTFPLEKKEFGMKFTVVRNGLSFVFAIVIALVMGVII from the coding sequence ATGGATATATTCACTATAGCAATCTGGATAGGAACAATTATTTTTCTTATTTTTTCTTTGACAAAAAACAGAGAAAAAACAAAAAACGCACTTAGAATGGCTTTTGGCATGGGCAAAAGTATGATTCTCAGTATATTGTCAATTATTTTACTAATAGGTCTTGTTTTGGCACTACTTCCACCTGAACAAATTGCAGGATATGTTGAGAATCAAAATGTTTTAATTGCTACCATCGTATCTGCACTGTTTGGGACAATTACTCTTATTCCTGCTTTTATTGCATTTCCTCTTGTTGGAACACTTATTGGTGCAGGTGTTGGGGTTGTCCCTTCTATTGCTTTTTTAACAACATTAACTATGGTTGGAGTGGTTACATTTCCACTTGAAAAAAAAGAATTCGGAATGAAATTTACAGTTGTCAGAAATGGACTTAGCTTTGTATTTGCTATAGTTATAGCACTTGTTATGGGGGTGATAATATGA
- a CDS encoding permease, with translation MIKITKILKENLFTAIIIIAYVLIFILKPETGMTAVGNSGYYLKEMLMIMPVIFVLTALLDVWVPKETIMKYLGRQSKFKGTILSFLLGGISAGPIYAAFPVCIMLHKKGASIKNIVIILSSWAVIKIPMLLNEIKFLGIEFMVVRWILTVIAIVIFSWITSKIVKDEDIPSESTPEQEGVIINRNACMGCSLCVKNYPELFEISNKKAQVKKYDFILDDIKLNKAIDNCPVKAISFYKR, from the coding sequence ATGATAAAGATTACAAAGATACTTAAAGAAAATTTATTTACAGCAATAATTATTATTGCATACGTATTAATATTTATTCTTAAACCTGAAACTGGTATGACTGCGGTAGGCAACAGTGGGTACTATTTAAAAGAAATGCTTATGATTATGCCGGTTATTTTTGTTTTAACAGCCTTGCTTGATGTATGGGTGCCAAAAGAAACAATAATGAAATATCTTGGTAGGCAATCAAAATTTAAAGGCACTATTCTATCATTCCTTCTTGGAGGAATATCTGCCGGACCTATTTATGCTGCTTTTCCAGTCTGTATTATGTTGCATAAAAAAGGAGCATCAATAAAAAATATTGTCATAATACTCAGTTCTTGGGCGGTTATAAAAATCCCTATGCTTCTAAATGAAATAAAATTTCTAGGAATTGAATTTATGGTTGTTCGTTGGATTCTCACTGTTATTGCCATTGTTATTTTCTCATGGATAACTTCGAAAATTGTTAAAGATGAAGATATACCAAGCGAGTCCACACCTGAACAAGAAGGGGTAATAATAAATCGAAATGCTTGCATGGGTTGTTCTCTATGTGTAAAGAACTATCCAGAACTTTTTGAAATAAGTAATAAAAAAGCACAAGTTAAAAAATACGATTTCATTCTTGATGATATAAAACTTAATAAAGCAATTGATAATTGTCCTGTTAAAGCTATTAGCTTTTATAAAAGATAA